The DNA segment CTGAACATAGAATAGAAGTTTTAGATAAAGAGAAACATGGAATAGGGGTTCTAAATCTATTTAATAAATGGGTTAAAGATAGAACAACTTATATGCCAAAAGAGGAAGTTGAAGTCTTTTTAGATGGTATATATTTTGAGAGATTTGCAATTAAAAGATTGATAAATGATTATGAAAATCTTGATGTTGTAGGACTTGTTATCTATATAAATGATGAGATAAAAGGTTTTACAGTTGGTGAGAGAATTAACGAATCAACTGCAAGTGTTATTATTGAAAAAACAGATTTTGAAATACTTGGTTGTGCACAATTTATTTTCAGGGAATTTACAAAAATTCTAAAAGATAAATATGATGTTGAGTATGTTAACGTTGGTGATGATATGGGATTTGAAAACTTGAAAAAAGTTAAAATGTCATATAGACCAAATAAATTAGTTCCAAAATATACAATATACCAAAAATGAAAATCGAAAAAGCAACAAAGAGTGATGTAAAAACACTCTTTGAAATTGAAAAAAATGTCTTTTTAGGTGATATTATGGCTTTAGATTTAAGCTCATTTTATTATCATGTAAAAAAAAACAATCTATATAAAGTAGTTATTGAAAACAAAATTGCAGGGTATATTTTGTGGTTAAATAGAAAACATTTTTATAGATTGTACTCTTTGGCAATTTTAGATGAGTTTAGAGGTTTGGGTATCGCATCAAAACTTTTAGAGTTTAGTTTAGAAAAACTAAAAGACAAAAATATGCAGCTTGAAGTTAGAAAATCTAATTTTAAAGCTATAAAATTGTATGAGAAGTTTGGTTTTAAAGTAGCAAAAGAGCTTAGAGATTATTATGAAGATGAAGATGGGCTTTTAATGAGATTGGAAAGATAATCTTTCCAACTCTTAAACTCTACAGCTTCCAAAAAGATTGTTTATCTTTTCAACTCTGCCTTCATGTCTTCCACCTTCAAAAGAGGCTTTATCCCATGCATCAACAATAGCTTCAACCATACCATATCCAGAAACTCTCTCCCCAAGACATAATACATTTGCATCATTGTGTTCTCTTGCCATTTTTGCAGAGTATTCATTGTGACAAAGGGCTGCTCTAATTCCATCAAATTTATTTGCTGCCATAGACATACCAATGCCTGAACCACAGATTAAAATTCCTTTGCTTCCCTCATTTGCAAGAACCTCTTTACAAACTTTTGCAGCAAAATCTGGATAATCAACTCTATCTTTTGAAAAAGGACCCATATCAACTACTTCATGACCTCTTTTTTCAAACAACTCTTTTACATAAGCTTTAATATCAATACCTGCGTGATCAGCACCAATAAAGTATTTCATTAATATATTCCCTTTTCATGATTTATTTCTAATTTTTTACCTTCCATATATTTTTCAATGCTGCTAACACTTCTAAAGACTCTATCCCATCTAATCTCTTTGTCTTCACTCCAAGAGAAGTAGATAAACCAAGGTTTTCCTACAATATATTTGTATTCAACTGTTCCCCAAAATCTTGAATCATTTGAGTGATCTCTATTATCACCCATCATAAAAAATTCACCTTGTGGTATTTGTATTGGAAGCATATCAAAAAGTTGATATGGTTGAAGCCCATCTTTAGTAACTGCTGGATCATTATGAATTCCAGGATGATCTTTTCTATATGGATCAACAATAAAAAGTTTTCCACTAATTTCCACTACTTGTTGATCTTTATAGTTCTCTTTTACAAACTCATTACCTTCACTTGGGTGTAGTAATAGATGTTTGTCTTTAAGAGCAATAATATCTCCACCTGTTGCTACACATCTTTTCACATAATGAATTGCATCATTTCCTGGATATCTGAAAACAACAATATCACCTCTTTGAGGTTTATCTCCATCTATTAAGTGACCATTTCCTTTTAAATCGGGGAATACTGGTATTTCAAGCCAAGGAATTCTTGGAACAGGAACTCCATAAGAGAATTTTTTTACAAAAAGCATATCACCAATTAAAAGAGTGTTTTTCATACTTCCACTTGGTATTACAAAAGCTTGTGCAACAAAAAATATAATAGCTAAAACTATTATAACAGTTCCTGTCCATGAACTAGACCATCTATAAATTTTTCCTAACATTTAACTACTTTCTTTTATCTCTAAGCTTTGCAGCTTTAATTGTATTTTTTAGAAGCATTGCAATGGTCATTGGTCCAACTCCACCTGGAACAGGAGTGATATAAGAGCATTTATTTTTGCACCCTTCAAAGTCTGCATCTCCAACAAGTTTTCCATTTTCTAATCTATTTATACCAACATCAATAAGCGTTGCACCTTCACTTATCATATCAGGAGTTACAAGGTTTACTCTTCCTGCTGCAACAATAATAATGTCAGCTCTTAATGTATGGGCTTTTAAATCTTTTGTTTTTGAGTTACACACTTCAACCGTAGCTTTTGCATTGATTAAAAGTGAAGCCATAGGTTTTCCAACAATATCAGAAGAACCAATTACACACACATTTTTTCCTACTAAATCTATATTATACTCTTGGAACATTCTCATTACTCCAAAAGGGGTTGCAGGTAAAAATGCATCTAAGTTTGACACCATTCTTCCTACATTATAAGGATGGAATCCATCTACATCTTTTAGTGGATTGATTGCTTCTAAGACAGTAGTTGTGTCAATATGTTTTGGTAGCGGCAGTTGAACTAAAATACCATCCAATTTAGAGTCGTTATTCATCTTTTCTATTAAACTTAAAAGTTCCTCTTGTGTTGTAGAAGAGGGTCTTGTGTGTACTTCTGAATAGATACCTGCATTTTCGCAAGCTTTGTGTTTGCTATTTACATAAGTTGCACTAGCTGCATCATCACCAACTAAAACAACAGCTAATCCAGGAGTGATTTGTTTAGTTTTTTGAAGTTCTTCAACTTCAACTTTCACCTCTTCTTTAATCTTTGCTGATAGAGCTTTACCATCAAGTATTGTCATGCTTATTAGCCTCATATATATTTAATTTTAGGGTGCTATAATATCCAAAAAAGTTTTACACAAAGGTTAAGATTGAAACTTACACTTTTATTGTTTCTTTTCCCACTTTTTCTCTTTTGTAAAGAGGACGATAACTCTTTTATTACTAAATTTGAATATGGTGCTATGCTTTATGAAAATCCAAGGGGAATAGGGTGCGTCAAATGTCATGAAAAGGGAGATAAAGATGTTCTTATTGCCCAATATAGTGAGTTTGACAAAAAAAGTAAAGGAATGAAAATGAAATCAATTATTGCACCAGCTATAAACAGGGTAAGTTTTCAACTCTTTATAGATAAGATGACAGCAGATAAAACTGACTCTAAAATTATGCCCACATACTTTTTAACAGATGAAGAACTAAAATCTCTATATTATTACATTAAAAATATAAATAAAAAGTAGCTTAAACAAATTTTAAACTTAAATTAAATATAATCACGCTCTTAATTTTAAAACAAAGGAAAGTTATGTTAGAGGGTATCAAAAGAGATAGTATGACAAAACAAGAGACTAAATCTTTAAGAAGAGATGGTTACTTAATTGCTAATATCTATGGTAAAGGTTTAGAAAACGTTAATGCTGCATTTAAAAGAAATGACTTCATTAAATATTTAAAAAATAAAGCTTCAGTTGCATTTGATGTAAATGTTAGCGGAAATGTATTAAAAGTAGTAGTTCAAGAGTATCAAAAAGATCCAGTTACATCTGATTTATTACACGTTGATTTAATGGTTGCACAACCAGGTGTTAGAACTTCTTATAAAGTTCCTGTAACAGTTGAAGGTACACCAAAAGGTTTAAAAAACAAAGGTCTTTTCATTTTCCATAAGAAAAGAATTCCAGTAAAATGTACAATTGAAAACTTACCAACATCTTTCCATTTACAAATTGCTGACCTTGATACAGGTGACTCTATTTTAATTAGAGATATTTCTATGCCAGAAGGTGTTGATTGTTTCTTAGACCCAAGAGTACCAGTTGTGGGTGTAATTAAAGCTAAGTAATTTAATTAAAAATGTACTTAATCGTTGGCCTTGGTAATATAGGGGAAAAATACCAGTTAACAAGGCATAACGTAGGTTTTTTAATCATCGATGAGATGATTAAAGGCCAAAACTCTTCAAATATAAACAAATCAAATTTCAAAGCAGATGTTTACAAAGTAGGTTATAATCTATTTGCAAAACCAAAAACTTATATGAATCTTTCAGGTGAAGCTGTAATTGGAATAAAAGAGTATTATAAAATTGATATTGAAAATATTATTGTAATTCATGATGATTTGGATTTACCATTTGGAACTGTAAAGTTTAAAATAGGTGGTGGGCATTGTGGTCATAATGGTTTAAGATCAATTGATTCACACATAGGAAAAGAGTATATAAGGGTTAGAGTAGGTATTGGAAAGCCTCTTAATAAAGAAGATGTTTCAAACTATGTATTATCAAACTTTTCAAAAGAAGAATTAAATAAATTAGAAGGTATAATCACCCATACAATTTCTGCAATTGATGCCCTCAAAGGTGGTGAATCAATAAACGAAGTTAAATCAAAATTTACGTTGAAATAAGATGAGCATCCTAACAAAATATATATTAAAAAAATATTTTTTACACTTTTTTATTGTTCTTATGTCTCTAGAACTCTTTTTTGTGGGGATGGATTTTCTTCAAAATTCAGGAAAACTTCCTAGTTCTGCAAACTTACAACTACTATATTTAATGTATAATGGATTTTTTACTCTTACATTAACTTTGCCTTTGTCTCTTGTTTTTGGATGGATTTTAACTCTGGTTATTTTTGTAAGAAACAATGAGTTAGTAGCTTTTACCTCTTTAGGAGCAAAACGATTTAATATCTATTTCCCTATTATTGTTATCTCTTTAATCCTTATAATTTTGCAAATAGCAATTCAGATGACACCAATGGCATACTCTTATGAACAGAAAAAAAAGATACTTGACGGAAACTATTTTACAAATACAAAATCTGATATATTTTTAAAATACAATGATAATTTTGTCTACTTTAAAAGACTTATTCCTTTGAAAAAACAAGCAGAGGGAATTCATATTTATAAAGTTAAAGATGATGATATAGTTGAGACAATTATTGCAAAAAAGGCATATTTTCAAAATGATAAGTGGTATGTTCTTGATGTAAAAGTTGTTAAAAAACCAGAATTTATGAATTTTGAAACCTCTAAGCTTGAAGTTAGACATGAAAAATTTTTAGTTACCTTAGATGGATTTAAACCTAAAATTTTGGATAACGTATATGAAGATAAATCAAATTTTTCAGTTCTTGATGCAATCTCTGCTCTTTCACTTTTATCAAAGCAGGATATAAATACAGATAAAATTAGAGCAGCTATATATTATGATATATTTATGCCATTTTTTATAATACCTCTTATTATGTTGATTTTTATTTTTACTTCATATAATAGAAGATTTTTTAATATGGGGACTTTTACCTCATTTTCTATTTTCACTACATTAGTAGTTTGGGGAGTCTTTTTTATGCTTCACAAATTCTCAAATAGTGGAGTAATAAAACCCGAATTTTCACTTTTACTGCCAATGTTTCTTTGGTTTGTATTATCACTATTTATCTATAAAAGGAAGAGTAGAAATTAATGGCAAAAATAGAAGCTTATGGAATAGTTCTTTATAAGATTGAAAAAGGCAAAACAAAGATTTTATTATGTAAATCAGTAAAGAGTAGAGAGAAGTGGGGCTGTTTAAAAGGGGTTAAAACTTTTGGTGAAAACTCAAGAGAGTGTGCAAAAAGAGAGTTTCTTGAAGAGTGTTCAATTAAGGTAGAGACTTTCTTTTTTGAAGAGTATTTTGAACAAAGAAATGACAAAAAAAATATTGGTGTTTGGATTGTTGATGCAAACAAAATATCTAAGATTGATGAATATTTTGTTGAGGATAAACTTTTAGAAAAATATCTCTCTTGGGAAAACTCAAAAGCTAAATTTTTTGATATTGATAATTTGCCACCAATAAAAACAAAACAGATATTTTTAATAAAAAAGATTACGGATTTTTTGCGAAATAAGAGTCAATTCCATTAGCAATTCCAACTGCTAAAGCCTCTTGATATTTTTTATTAAATAATCTTTTACCCTCTTTTGGGTGAGTAATATAACCAATCTCAATTAAAACTGAAGGCATTTGTGCTCCAACTAGAACCCAAAAAGGACCCTCTCTAACACCACCATCTTCAACATCTTTATGAAGTAATCTTGTTTCATAAAGCATATTTCTCTGAATATCAATTGATAGTTTATGGGATGCTGTTATTCTTGGTCTATTAAGTGACTCTAAAAATGCTTTTTGTGTTGAACCACTCATATTGCTTATATCAGACTGATTTTCCAAAGCCGCAACTCTTTTTGCTCTTTCACTTCTTGCAGGGCTTAAGAAGAAAGTTTCAATCCCTTGAAGTTCTTTTATTTTTGATTTATGTGCTGCATTTGCATGGATAGAGACGAAAATATCTGCATGTTTATCATTTGCTAATACTGTTCTATTTCTAACTTTTATAAATCTATCACTATTTCTAGTAAGATAGACTTTATATCCTCTCTCTTTTAAAACAGACTCTAGATATTTTGTTACATTAAATACAGTATATTTCTCATACATTTTATCTTCACTACCAATGGCACCAGAGTCTTTTCCACCATGTCCTGCATCTAAAACTACAACTCTATTAAGACCTGGCTTATACACTTTTACAGCCTTTGAAATAGTAGCTTTATTTTTCTTTTTGTTTAAATCTAAAACCTTTAAAACAACTCTATTTCTATTTATAAAATAGATTGTTTTCAAATTTGTTTTATCTTCAAATAGGATCTCTAAAGTTTTTGAATCTTTCTGTTTTATAACTATTTGATCAACACCATTTATAGAGAGTTTAGTTGGATAAGCATCTTTAAAATTACCTTTTAGTTGGTAAATGTCTTGGAAAGTGTTTGAAGTTTTATCCTCTTTGAAATCAACAAAATCTTTTGTAATTGAGTCATAAAAATCGATAATAATCATATTATCTCTTGATACAACTGCTTTTATAGTATATTTTGAAGAGTCAGCATTATCATCTACTTTAGGTTTTTTTATATTATCTATTTTTTTTACATTTTCAATTTCATTTAGTTTAATTATCTTTGGTCTCTCTTTAGATACAGCTTGACCATCATATTTTTTTAACTCTTTTTCATATTTTGAGACATCTCTTTTAAGTTGTTTTCCAGTAGAGATTAATATTTTAAGATTTTTGATTTCAAGATTTTTATCATCATTTAATACAGCTTTTAGATAACCCATTCTAGCATGATTATAGCTATTTTCTAGGTTATCAACTGCAAAGAGTGATAGGTGTAATAAAAGAGTTAGAAGAATAAACTTTTTTAAAATTTTATTCTCCTTTTGTAAGTTTTTCCATTAATTCATGAACTGAGATAAGTTTATCTAGTCTATATCCATTTGAACCAGAGAAGAACAATCCCGTATCTAAATCACCTTTATAAGCTGCCCCTAATCTATCTGCAATACAGTAGCCTACAATTTTTGCTTCACGTCCTCTATTACAAGGTGCCACACAGTTTGATACACATGCAACTTTAGGAGCTGTTCCATCTTCCATTGATTCCTGAAGCTTAGTCATAACTCCTCTAGCTGGAAGACCAACAGGAGATTTCATAAGTTGAATATCTTCCTCTTTTGCATCAATAAGAACTTTTTTGAACTGTGCATCTGCATCACACTCAAAAGTTCCAATAAATCTTGTAGCCATTTGAACACCAGAACAACCCATTGCTAAAAATTTGTCAATATCATTTTTGTCCCAGATTCCACCAGCAGCTATTATTGGTAAATCTCCCCAATTTTTAGATTCTTCTATAACTTCTGGTACAATATTTTCTAATTGGTACTCCTCTTGGAAACATTGCTCATAAGTAAAACCTTGATGTCCTCCTGATTTTGGACCTTCAACAATTACTGCATCAGGAAGTTTATTATATCTTTTCCATTTTTTACAAATTAGTTTTAAAGCTCTTGCACTTGAAACTATTGGGATTAAAGCAACGTCAGGGAAATCTTTTGTAAATTCTGGCATATTTGTAGGAAGTCCAGCTCCTGTAATAATCATATTTATACCAGCTTCACAAGCATCTTTTACTACTCTTCCATAGTCATTTATTGCATACAAAACATTACAAGCAAGTGGAGCATCACCACAAATTTTTCTTGCATTATCTATTATTGCAGTTAGTGCTTCTTTTGAGTAGAAGTTGATTACATCAACGGGTTTATTTTTTCTAGTTTTGATATTAAAATCTTCAGTTTTATAATATCCTGTTCCCACAGCAGAAATAACTCCTAGTCCCCCTTCAAGACTAACAGTTCCAGCTAATTTGTCCCAACTAATTCCAACTCCCATTCCACCTTGGATAATTGGATGCTTTATTTCATATTTCCCTATTTTCAAACTTTGCCTTTATTTTATTATTATCTTAGCGAAACTTTTTTTACCTTTTTGTAAAATATATTCACCTATTTCTAAATTTAGTTTTTCGTCATTTACTTTTTCTTGATTTATACTAACTGCATTTGCTTTTATATCTCTTCTTGCTTGCGAAGTTGAACCAACTAATTGTGCATCAACTAAAGCTTGACAAAGCCAAATTCCAGATTCCATCTCATACTCTGGCATATCTGTAGGAATATCTTTATTTGCAAATACTTTTTCAAATTCCGCTTTTGCTTTTTCACCTTCACCTTCACCATGGAATCTCTCAACAATCTCCATAGCTAAAGCTTCTTTTACTTTTTTAGGGTGTAAAGTTCCATTTTCTACACCATTTTTTAACTCTTCAATCTCTTTTAAAGATTTTGAAGATAGAAGTTCATAATATCTCCACATTAATTCATCAGAAATTGAGAGTGTTTTCCCAAACATATCGTTTGGTTCATCTGTAACACCAATATAATTTCCTAAAGATTTTGACATCTTTTGAACCCCATCAAGTCCTTCTAAAATTGGCATCATAAGAACTGCTTGTTGTTTTCCAGTATTATACGCTTTTTGTAGAGTTCTTCCCATAAGTAAGTTAAACTTTTGATCTGTTCCACCAAGTTCTATATCTGTACCCATTGCAACAGAATCATATCCTTGAAGTAAGGGATAAGTAAATTCACTTACAGCAATTGGTGTATTGCTCGCATATCTTTTTGAAAAATCATCTCTTTCTAACATTCTTGCAACTGTTAAATGTGAAGCTAATGAGATAAGTCCACCTGTTCCTAACTCTTTTAACCATTTTGAGTTAAATTTTACTTCTGTTTTTTCTGGGTCTAAAATTTTGAAAACTTGTTCTTTATAACTTTGTGCATTTGCAATAACTTGTTCTTCTGTTAATACTTTTCTTGTTTCACTTTTTCCTGTAGGATCACCAATTGTTGCAGTAAAATCCCCAATTAAAAACTGAACTATTCCACCAAATTTTTGGAAAGTTGCCATTTTTTGAATAAGTACTGTATGTCCTAAGTGTAAATCTGGAGCAGTTGGATCAAATCCAGCTTTTACATAAAAATTTTCACCCTTTTCATAATAGTTTTTAATTAATATCTCTATTCTTTCAATATCAATAATTTCTGCAGTTCCTCTTTGAATCTCTGCAAGGGCTTCTTTTACTCTCTCTTCCATTCTCTTCTCTCTTATTTTTTAGTGTATGCATCTTTTTTTGAGAAAAACTCTATAACTTTTGCTTTTTTCTCTATAATTTTTCTAACCTCTTCAACATTTGCAATATTTATTTCAAACTCAATATCACAATATTGTCTATATGAGTGTCTCTCCCTACCATAGTCAACTGATAATATATATCCTTCATATTGACTCATATATGATAACAATCTTGCAAGCTCGCCTTTGGTATTTGGGAGGCTTACAACCATTTTATATTGGTAGAGTGTATCTTTTGTCCATTTACAAAGAAGCATTTGTTCATTGCTCATAATTTTTTTATAAGCTTTGTCACACATCTTATGGTGAATAACAGCTTTGTTTCCATCTCTAAAAGCTACTATTTCATCGCCAAATTTAGGGTGACAACAGTGGTCAAATGATACAGAATTAATACTAAAATTTGAATATAAAATCATATTATCAAATTTAAATTTCTTTATTTTTGTGGTGTAGATTTTAAATCTTGCTACAAAACCTCTATCTTCAATTATCTTTTTTTCAATTTCATGCTTTACATGTTTGAAATAATCAATAATTTGAGGCACTTTAAAAAGTGAGTCAAATTTGTATATAGAGGTTACATTATCCATATATTTAGAAAAAACAGTATTTATTATATTTCTTCCTGTTAGTTCATCAATCTCTTTGATTCTTTGAGAACAAAGAAGTCTTATCTGCTTTTTTGCCCTATTTGTTTTTACTAAATCTAGCCATGAACATCTAGGAATTGCATAATCAACAGTTTTTATTGAAACTATATCTGAACTATGAAGTTCTGTTAAAAGAGGCTTTTTAATTTTGTTTATATAACACTCAATGGCATTTTTACCAACATCTGTGTGAACTGCATAGGCAAAATCATAAGCGGTTGAACCTCTTGGGAGATTAAAAGTGTCTCCATGTGGTGAATATACAACTATCTCTTCAGCGTATAAATCATCTTTTGTATCTTGGTAAAACTCTTCTACATTATCATTTGAGTACTCTAATGATTTTAGCCAGTTCAAATTTGGTTGATGTTTTAAACCGCTTTTATATTTCCAGTGTGCTGCAATACCATACTCTGCAACTTTGTTCATCTCAAAAGTTCTAATTTGAACTTCATAGATTTTTGAGTTATAAAATACTGTTGTATGGATAGTTTGGTACCCGTTCTCTTTTGGTGTTGCCACATAATCTTTAAATCTAGATATTAGAGGTTTATACTCCAAGTGTAAAAATCCTAGAACTTTATAACAATCAATATCTTCAGGAACTAAAATCCTAATTGCTAAAAGGTCTAAAATCTCATCTATAGTTACACCTTTTCTTTGCATTTTTAAATATATTGAGTAGTAGTGTTTAATTCTGCTGTAGATTTGTACTTGGTTTAAATCAAAACCATTTTTCTCTAAAACTTTTTTTGTTGAAGAGATAAATTTATTAAAAGATAGTTGCATTGCATGTTGATGTTCTACCATAAAATCATCAATCTTTTTATACTCATTTGGGTAAATATATGAAAATGCTAAATCTTCCAAAGTATTTTTAACTGTTGATATCCCAAGCCTGTGAGCAATTGGTACATAAACTACAAGAGTCTCTTCCGCTATTCTTTGTTGTTTGTTTTCAGGAAGAGCTGAAAGGGTAAGCATATTGTGTAATCTATCACAAAGTTTTACTATTAAAACTCTTACATCATCAATTGAAGCAATAAGCATTTTTCTAAAAGTCATTGCTGAAGAGATGATTCTTTTGTCAGAATCCGATGGAATAAGCTCATGTTCCCTTATTGCATCAATTTTTGTTAATCCATCAACCAAATGGGCAACACCATCTCCCCATTTATCTCTAACAAACTCTAAAGAGTATTTTGTATCTTCCACCACATCATGAAGTAATGCAGAAGCAATTACATCTTCAGCAGTTGAGAAGTGTGAGACAACAGTTGCAACTAAAATTGGGTGAATAACGTAAGGTTCACCACTCTTTCTAAATTGACCTTCATGTGCCTTTATTGCAAAGTCAATTATCTCTTCAAGTTTTGGGCTAACTCTTGTTTCGTGGTGAAGTAGTGCTATAGCATCATCCAAAGTATTAATACTTTGGACTTTTTGAATAAATGGATCCATAAGTGTACCTAAGGTAATAAAGCTTTAAGGCTTTATTACTCTTTAGAAACCAAACCTTCGATTTTTAGAACTCCAGTTGCAATTTCATCAATTGCAATATCTGTATATTTCATATTTTGTGTATTTTTATCTAAAAGAGGTTTTGCACCTTTACTTAATTCATCTGCTC comes from the Halarcobacter ebronensis genome and includes:
- a CDS encoding GNAT family N-acetyltransferase; the protein is MKIEKATKSDVKTLFEIEKNVFLGDIMALDLSSFYYHVKKNNLYKVVIENKIAGYILWLNRKHFYRLYSLAILDEFRGLGIASKLLEFSLEKLKDKNMQLEVRKSNFKAIKLYEKFGFKVAKELRDYYEDEDGLLMRLER
- the rpiB gene encoding ribose 5-phosphate isomerase B, whose product is MKYFIGADHAGIDIKAYVKELFEKRGHEVVDMGPFSKDRVDYPDFAAKVCKEVLANEGSKGILICGSGIGMSMAANKFDGIRAALCHNEYSAKMAREHNDANVLCLGERVSGYGMVEAIVDAWDKASFEGGRHEGRVEKINNLFGSCRV
- the lepB gene encoding signal peptidase I; its protein translation is MLGKIYRWSSSWTGTVIIVLAIIFFVAQAFVIPSGSMKNTLLIGDMLFVKKFSYGVPVPRIPWLEIPVFPDLKGNGHLIDGDKPQRGDIVVFRYPGNDAIHYVKRCVATGGDIIALKDKHLLLHPSEGNEFVKENYKDQQVVEISGKLFIVDPYRKDHPGIHNDPAVTKDGLQPYQLFDMLPIQIPQGEFFMMGDNRDHSNDSRFWGTVEYKYIVGKPWFIYFSWSEDKEIRWDRVFRSVSSIEKYMEGKKLEINHEKGIY
- the folD gene encoding bifunctional methylenetetrahydrofolate dehydrogenase/methenyltetrahydrofolate cyclohydrolase FolD; the protein is MTILDGKALSAKIKEEVKVEVEELQKTKQITPGLAVVLVGDDAASATYVNSKHKACENAGIYSEVHTRPSSTTQEELLSLIEKMNNDSKLDGILVQLPLPKHIDTTTVLEAINPLKDVDGFHPYNVGRMVSNLDAFLPATPFGVMRMFQEYNIDLVGKNVCVIGSSDIVGKPMASLLINAKATVEVCNSKTKDLKAHTLRADIIIVAAGRVNLVTPDMISEGATLIDVGINRLENGKLVGDADFEGCKNKCSYITPVPGGVGPMTIAMLLKNTIKAAKLRDKRK
- a CDS encoding c-type cytochrome, which encodes MKLTLLLFLFPLFLFCKEDDNSFITKFEYGAMLYENPRGIGCVKCHEKGDKDVLIAQYSEFDKKSKGMKMKSIIAPAINRVSFQLFIDKMTADKTDSKIMPTYFLTDEELKSLYYYIKNINKK
- a CDS encoding 50S ribosomal protein L25/general stress protein Ctc gives rise to the protein MLEGIKRDSMTKQETKSLRRDGYLIANIYGKGLENVNAAFKRNDFIKYLKNKASVAFDVNVSGNVLKVVVQEYQKDPVTSDLLHVDLMVAQPGVRTSYKVPVTVEGTPKGLKNKGLFIFHKKRIPVKCTIENLPTSFHLQIADLDTGDSILIRDISMPEGVDCFLDPRVPVVGVIKAK
- the pth gene encoding aminoacyl-tRNA hydrolase — its product is MYLIVGLGNIGEKYQLTRHNVGFLIIDEMIKGQNSSNINKSNFKADVYKVGYNLFAKPKTYMNLSGEAVIGIKEYYKIDIENIIVIHDDLDLPFGTVKFKIGGGHCGHNGLRSIDSHIGKEYIRVRVGIGKPLNKEDVSNYVLSNFSKEELNKLEGIITHTISAIDALKGGESINEVKSKFTLK
- a CDS encoding LptF/LptG family permease codes for the protein MSILTKYILKKYFLHFFIVLMSLELFFVGMDFLQNSGKLPSSANLQLLYLMYNGFFTLTLTLPLSLVFGWILTLVIFVRNNELVAFTSLGAKRFNIYFPIIVISLILIILQIAIQMTPMAYSYEQKKKILDGNYFTNTKSDIFLKYNDNFVYFKRLIPLKKQAEGIHIYKVKDDDIVETIIAKKAYFQNDKWYVLDVKVVKKPEFMNFETSKLEVRHEKFLVTLDGFKPKILDNVYEDKSNFSVLDAISALSLLSKQDINTDKIRAAIYYDIFMPFFIIPLIMLIFIFTSYNRRFFNMGTFTSFSIFTTLVVWGVFFMLHKFSNSGVIKPEFSLLLPMFLWFVLSLFIYKRKSRN
- a CDS encoding NUDIX hydrolase, translated to MAKIEAYGIVLYKIEKGKTKILLCKSVKSREKWGCLKGVKTFGENSRECAKREFLEECSIKVETFFFEEYFEQRNDKKNIGVWIVDANKISKIDEYFVEDKLLEKYLSWENSKAKFFDIDNLPPIKTKQIFLIKKITDFLRNKSQFH
- a CDS encoding N-acetylmuramoyl-L-alanine amidase family protein is translated as MGYLKAVLNDDKNLEIKNLKILISTGKQLKRDVSKYEKELKKYDGQAVSKERPKIIKLNEIENVKKIDNIKKPKVDDNADSSKYTIKAVVSRDNMIIIDFYDSITKDFVDFKEDKTSNTFQDIYQLKGNFKDAYPTKLSINGVDQIVIKQKDSKTLEILFEDKTNLKTIYFINRNRVVLKVLDLNKKKNKATISKAVKVYKPGLNRVVVLDAGHGGKDSGAIGSEDKMYEKYTVFNVTKYLESVLKERGYKVYLTRNSDRFIKVRNRTVLANDKHADIFVSIHANAAHKSKIKELQGIETFFLSPARSERAKRVAALENQSDISNMSGSTQKAFLESLNRPRITASHKLSIDIQRNMLYETRLLHKDVEDGGVREGPFWVLVGAQMPSVLIEIGYITHPKEGKRLFNKKYQEALAVGIANGIDSYFAKNP
- a CDS encoding nitronate monooxygenase, whose translation is MKIGKYEIKHPIIQGGMGVGISWDKLAGTVSLEGGLGVISAVGTGYYKTEDFNIKTRKNKPVDVINFYSKEALTAIIDNARKICGDAPLACNVLYAINDYGRVVKDACEAGINMIITGAGLPTNMPEFTKDFPDVALIPIVSSARALKLICKKWKRYNKLPDAVIVEGPKSGGHQGFTYEQCFQEEYQLENIVPEVIEESKNWGDLPIIAAGGIWDKNDIDKFLAMGCSGVQMATRFIGTFECDADAQFKKVLIDAKEEDIQLMKSPVGLPARGVMTKLQESMEDGTAPKVACVSNCVAPCNRGREAKIVGYCIADRLGAAYKGDLDTGLFFSGSNGYRLDKLISVHELMEKLTKGE
- the tyrS gene encoding tyrosine--tRNA ligase; translated protein: MEERVKEALAEIQRGTAEIIDIERIEILIKNYYEKGENFYVKAGFDPTAPDLHLGHTVLIQKMATFQKFGGIVQFLIGDFTATIGDPTGKSETRKVLTEEQVIANAQSYKEQVFKILDPEKTEVKFNSKWLKELGTGGLISLASHLTVARMLERDDFSKRYASNTPIAVSEFTYPLLQGYDSVAMGTDIELGGTDQKFNLLMGRTLQKAYNTGKQQAVLMMPILEGLDGVQKMSKSLGNYIGVTDEPNDMFGKTLSISDELMWRYYELLSSKSLKEIEELKNGVENGTLHPKKVKEALAMEIVERFHGEGEGEKAKAEFEKVFANKDIPTDMPEYEMESGIWLCQALVDAQLVGSTSQARRDIKANAVSINQEKVNDEKLNLEIGEYILQKGKKSFAKIIIK